Proteins encoded by one window of Chanos chanos chromosome 7, fChaCha1.1, whole genome shotgun sequence:
- the sh3tc1 gene encoding SH3 domain and tetratricopeptide repeat-containing protein 1: MTTVAHRHSIAGNGVESDIRRGSVRRELSFEYTGNELVMNKDTLKSMERKFSRGTGSLRGNSAATEDNFPTVLALQLAMVEGPDRLPADESAQEVLRGKLRLLEAESTQVTTLISELSAHLVSINSQERTILVTFKTFEEIWKFTTYHKLGFLGQCMEDLLLDQEFWLSSLNQEDSGIEISIKEETLNLMRKAILMLEGSFFGICSANQMFDSSTSGSDLYLEKGDIALFEPPFLGSGWTVLSLTDGSRGTKPKPALEPVNPFHEWFLKSVSENVLVGGGKLTCSFPFEFAVGTCEATEEYYGEGPDELSFSAGDLIVIQGLLVSCFEWFMGKLERTGNVGLVRTSLVKATDLLCESTEIFLEEEDKRIVNLDQEKIKEETIAFLTKTCQSDVAKIYKLDLTNLNGVPGVNQNSCSRSNDLNTGNQDNHKRKVMHILSQVKELHGDASSPAKPKLRKDTDTTKTEEPGKAPCFTVCSDHNGPNTESLQNLLSFLDSREHKSDFRLLYRAYPEFLLSHFQGHCDEEHLVAFLGEAREMARKQRLTWAQSRICFLLGQLCAGRSKFSQARVYYEECLAVPRDNFTDMFFLSAIYSNLTFIYLTQKNTEKYFALSECFAALLMAVPDALSDLEDPEVLKYVLKKAILSKNLSAEARACFLLAKLHLKLGEGMSAIPFVERLQILSDELPRVCEPTRSQGFLLLARLYSDQALPRLADSVARHASLQVSSTVSDCVCGVSLLLENAPQLYGVSIPTQVAQYLIRAAALTSAHLESTLGYASALCLSWLFHKHSLPDRAVHYMQTLLDQAFMSSINQSDATTAFIWLAWLHICNGQPCNALDILDGILSSLPEHCTSQLEGVVYNMQAIALSHAGNVQQAAKSYQAAVEISEEFEDYHNWAVALANFGFLCLRAKAKRLAENHLTQAVELFCQLEDENHELSFIAVLLELGQHYIANGYHNKGKIYYEWALLMAIQANHPESELQATRRLCHLYEEVCPDQAQCIIYNEHQLALIHQTGDRSQEGDILEKISQLYLSLGTEKANRSALEHTKQSLGIFIDLGRKKKEAHAWLQAGKIYHILRQTELVDLYVQVAQEVGLGTGDTAFILELLEAAGDVFFNGTQEREKAVCFYRDRALPIAVKTSSVHCQLRLCNKLAELLLQLGQHREAVEYAQTALDISIGLKDHLNERVAYHRLATLYHCLGQFEMAEHHFLKALSLCPSPLQFDEESLYYVRVYKTLGDIIFYDLKEPFDAAGYYHLALAAAMDLGNKKSQLALCTRLATVYHNFLMDRELSLHFYQRARSFAADLNVRRINLAPDHNFRTTSQYKTTIGTDS, encoded by the exons ATGACAACTGTTGCTCACAGACACTCTATAGCTGGAAACGGAGTAGAGTCTGATATACGACGTGGATCCGTTCGCCGCGAGCTTTCTTTCGAGTATACTGGCAATGAATTGGTCATGAACAAGGACACCTTGAAAAGCATGG AACGTAAGTTCTCAAGAGGAACAGGTAGTCTAAGAGGAAACTCTGCTGCCACAGAAGACAATTTCCCCACAG TGCTGGCTCTGCAGCTGGCCATGGTGGAGGGGCCAGATCGACTTCCTGCCGATGAGAGCGCACAGGAAGTGCTGAGAGGGAAGCTCCGTTTGCTGGAGGCTGAGTCGACACAGGTCACGACCCTGATCTCG GAACTTTCAGCACACTTGGTATCCATCAACAGTCAAGAAAGAACTATACTCGTCACGTTTAAAACGTTTGAAGAGATATGGAAGTTCACCACTTACCACAAACTGG GTTTCTTGGGTCAGTGTATGGAGGATCTGCTCCTGGATCAGGAGTTCTGGCTGAGCTCCTTGAACCAGGAGGATTCTGGAATTGAAATCTCGATTAAAGAGGAAACTCTAAACCTGATGCGTAAAGCCATTCTCATGCTAGAAG GGTCCTTTTTTGGAATCTGCAGTGCAAACCAGATGTTTGACAGCTCCACGTCTGGCAGTGACCTGTACTTGGAGAAAGGGGATATTGCCCTGTTTGAACCACCTTTCCTGGGCTCGGGGTGGACTGTACTATCCCTGACAGACGGATCAAGGGGAACCAAACCCAAACCGGCACTGGAACCCGTGAATCCCTTTCACGA GTGGTTTCTGAAGTCCGTTTCAGAAAACGTTTTAGTTGGTGGAGGAAAGCTGACTTGCAGTTTTCCCTTTGAGTTCG CTGTAGGCACCTGTGAGGCGACGGAGGAGTACTATGGCGAGGGGCCAGACGAGCTCAGCTTTTCGGCTGGTGATCTGATCGTCATCCAGGGCCTTCTGGTGTCCTGTTTCGAGTGGTTCATGGGAAAACTGGAGAGGACGGGCAACGTGGGACTGGTCAGGACCAGTCTAGTCAAAGCCACTGATTTACTTTGTGA ATCCACTGAGATCTTTTTGGAAGAAGAGGATAAAAGGATTGTGAACCTTGACCAAGAGAAAATCAAAGAAGAGACAATTGCCTTCTTGACAAAAACATGCCAGAGTGACGTAGCCAAGATCTACAAACTTG ATCTGACAAATCTTAATGGAGTTCCAGGTGTAAATCAGA aTAGCTGTTCCAGAAGTAATGATCTGAACACTGGAAATCAGGACAACCACAAAAGAAAAGTGATGCACATTTTGAGTCAGGTAAAGGAACTGCATGGAGATGCATCTTCACCAGCGAAACCAAAGCtcagaaaagacacagacaccacCAAGACAGAGGAGCCTGGGAAAGCCCCGTGCTTCACTGTGTGCTCCGACCATAACGGCCCCAACACAGAGAGTCTCCAGaaccttctttctttcctggaCAGCCGTGAACATAAGTCAGATTTCCGCCTACTCTACAGAGCTTACCCGGAATTCCTGCTCTCACACTTCCAAGGTCACTGTGACGAGGAACACCTGGTGGCGTTCTTGGGTGAAGCGAGGGAAATGGCACGAAAACAACGCCTCACCTGGGCACAGAGTCGGATCTGTTTTCTCCTGGGGCAGCTCTGCGCGGGCAGGTCAAAGTTCTCCCAGGCGCGGGTATACTACGAGGAATGTCTCGCCGTGCCCAGAGACAATTTCAcggacatgttttttttgtcagccaTTTATTCCAACCTGACCTTCATCTATCTCACgcagaaaaatacagagaagtATTTTGCTCTGTCTGAATGCTTCGCCGCCCTGTTGATGGCTGTTCCCGATGCCCTATCTGATCTGGAGGACCCAGAGGTTTTAAAGTACGTCCTGAAGAAAGCCATTCTTTCCAAGAACCTGTCTGCTGAAGCCCGAGCTTGCTTCCTCTTGGCCAAGCTCCACCTGAAACTGGGAGAGGGGATGAGCGCGATACCATTCGTTGAGCGACTGCAGATCCTTTCTGACGAGCTGCCCAGAGTCTGTGAGCCGACCCGTAGCCAAGGGTTTCTGTTGCTGGCGAGACTCTACAGCGACCAGGCCCTGCCTCGCCTGGCCGACAGCGTGGCGCGTCACGCTTCGCTCCAAGTCTCGTCCACCGTCTCAGACTGCGTGTGTGGTGTTTCGCTGCTACTGGAGAACGCCCCGCAGCTGTACGGGGTTAGCATCCCTACACAGGTAGCCCAATACCTGATCCGTGCAGCGGCTTTAACTTCAGCTCATTTGGAGTCCACTCTAGGATATGCATCcgctctgtgtctgtcctggcTTTTCCATAAGCACAGCTTGCCTGACAGGGCGGTTCATTATATGCAGACCCTCCTTGACCAGGCTTTCATGTCCAGCATCAACCAGTCAGATGCAACCACCGCCTTCATCTGGTTAGCCTGGTTGCACATATGCAACGGTCAGCCCTGCAATGCGTTGGACATCCTGGACGGAATTTTATCTTCCCTTCCGGAGCACTGCACCTCGCAACTGGAGGGCGTGGTCTACAACATGCAGGCCATCGCCCTCAGTCACGCCGGGAACGTCCAGCAAGCTGCGAAGAGCTACCAGGCTGCCGTGGAGATCTCGGAGGAGTTTGAGGATTACCACAACTGGGCTGTGGCGCTGGCCAACTTTGGGTTCCTGTGCCTGAGGGCCAAGGCAAAACGGCTGGCAGAGAACCACTTAACGCAGGCAGTGGAGCTGTTCTGTCAGCTAGAGGATGAAAATCATGAACTCAGCTTTATCGCTGTGCTCCTGGAGCTGGGACAGCACTACATCGCCAACGGTTACCACAACAAAGGGAAGATCTACTATGAGTGGGCTCTGCTGATGGCCATCCAAGCAAATCACCCTGAGA GCGAGCTGCAGGCCACCCGTCGTCTGTGTCACCTGTATGAAGAGGTGTGTCCGGACCAGGCCCAGTGCATCATCTATAACGAACACCAACTGGCCCTCATTCACCAGACTGGAGACAGGAGCCAGGAGGGAGACATCTTAGAGAAGATCAGTCAACTGTATCTGAGTCTGGGAACTGAGAA GGCAAACAGATCTGCCTTGGAGCATACTAAACAGAGTCTGGGAATCTTCATCGACCtggggaggaagaagaaggaggcaCACGCCTGGCTGCAGGCGGGAAAGATCTACCACATCCTCAGACAGACTGAACTGGTCGACCTTTATGTGCAG GTGGCACAGGAAGTGGGCCTGGGGACAGGAGACACTGCCTTCATTTTGGAGCTGCTAGAGGCAGCTGGAGATGTCTTCTTCAATGGGacacaagaaagagaaaaggctgTCTGTTTCTATCGG gacCGAGCCCTTCCCATTGCAGTGAAGACGAGCAGTGTACACTGTCAGCTGAGGCTGTGTAATAAACTAGCAGAGCTTCTGCTGCAGTTAGGCCAACACAGGGAAGCAGTGGAGTACGCACAGACTGCCCTGGACATCAGCATCGGCCTGA AGGATCATTTAAATGAGCGCGTGGCTTACCATCGGTTGGCAACCCTCTACCACTGCCTGGGTCAGTTTGAGATGGCAGAACATCACTTCCTGAAGGCCCTGTCACTCTGTCCCTCACCCCTGCAGTTTGACGAAGAGTCTCTTTATTATGTCAGAGTCTACAAGACTCTGGGAGACATCATCTTCTACGACCTGAAG gagcCGTTTGATGCGGCGGGGTATTACCACTTAGCCTTAGCCGCTGCCATGGACCTGGGAAACAAGAAGTCGCAGCTGGCTCTATGCACTCGCCTGGCAACCGTATATCACAACTTTCTGATGGACCGCGAGCTGTCGCTTCACTTTTACCAAAGAGCGCGAAGCTTCGCCGCAGATCTCAACGTGCGCCGCATCAACCTCGCGCCAGACCACAACTTCCGTACCACATCACAGTACAAGACTACCATCGGGACTGACAGTTAG